ATCTTCCCTTTGTCCTAACTCCTAGATCCATTATTTTTAAACTGCATGTTATCTGTTATGTAAATTTTTTTACAAAGCAGCCCTTAAATAATTCTGGGGACAAAATTGGTATATAAATGATACCAATCCATTGAAAAAAAAACGTTGAATGTAAGATCGGGCAGAAGCAAAAAGAGCAAAGTAGCAGTGATGTGTTTAACAGACTGGATCTCAGCCGTTCAGGGTCAAGGGCCCCTTTGAGAATCTACTGAAAGCCTCAGATAGACCCCTTTCCTGGGACCAGACACAGACACCACACAAAACTGTGTCTGGTCCCCATGGTCCCCAGATCCCAAGTTCACCAGGGCCCCTCTGTGGAGCCAGGGTCAGTATCTCTGGATAACAGAAAAGAATCCggaggggtgagggggaggggcgggggtgtGATGAGACCACTCCCGTAGGTCCTGGCTGGGGACAGAGCACACGTGCCTTTCCCCTTAGTCTGCTCCTAACCCGCTGTGGGACCTTCTAGGTGTTAGCTCACTTCTCTGCACCCCAGTCTCTTTCTGTCAAATCAAACATCTGGATTCAAGATgtaaagtcaaagtcactcagtcatgtccgactccttgtgaccctatggacttcgggaattctccaggcaagaatactggagtgggtagcgtttcccttctccaggggatcttcccaacccaggaatcgaactggggtctcctgtactgcaggcgaattctttaccaactgagctatcaggtcaAAGTTTCCTCCAAACGTGAGTATCTGTTCTGTGGAGCTCGGGGACCCTGGGAAGCACTTGGAACACGAAGCAGGACCTGGGCTCACCCTCCATCCTTCTCAAGATGAATGTGTCACCTCTTTAGGGAGACTGAGAGCGGGGGGCCCCGAGGAGGAAGGCCAGGTCCACAGTCACGGCTCCTCCCAGTGAACAAAGAGGCCTGTCAGCGCTCCATAGCCCTCAGCACCCAAGCCGCGTGCCGGCGAGTGGGGCTTCTCTCCGAGGGAGCTGGCCCATCACGAGGTTATGGGGAGTGGGCCACCCTCCTCCAGAGGCAGGTGGAGCTGTGCCAGGGCCTTGGCCCCACGACCCACCGGGCATGTGAggatgccccccccccacccccgcccctcccgTGAACTCTgacctgactgagcgaccttcaggACAATCGGACACCCCGGGGCTGGTACCCCTCACCCACCTTGATGTCCATCACGTAGCTCTTGGGCTCATATTTGGACTGGAATTTCTCAGGCTGCATGACGACCAACTTCCCCAGGGAGACCTTCAAGAACTTTGCTATTTCGGTGCTGAAAGTGTGGTGGAATTTGTAATCCTCTCTCAGGCTGTTAGCTGAAGAATTGACAGaacaataaataatacataatgtATGAAATCGCCTCAATGATTTAAATTCTACTCTACCCACGTCAACCAAAGCAAATGCCCAGAAAATGGTGTAATTAACCACAAACGCTGTGTGGACAATATCCAGAGCTTAGACACTTGAAAGAAGTCTGGATTTAAAAACCTGGTATAGATGTAATACCTTAAAATCTATGTAtctctgaatttattttaaaaataaatctgaaaaaaaaaggaaaaaataaataaaaataaacaattggaaCCTTCACAGAAAAACTTCATCTCAGACTGACTGTGGTCTGATGCCGAGAAGCACATTAACCCAGACTGCCAGCCAGACCTTCCTGTGTCTGGCACGAGAACCCGCCGTCTGCAGAGGGGCTCACTTCTCGAGTGGCCTGTTGAGGCTGCAGTTCTTCTGTTCTATGTATGTGCTGCactgtactcagttgtgtctggctatctgtgaccccacggactgtagcctgtcaggctcctctgtccatggaacttttcaggcaagaatactgccatgggtggccacttcctcctccaggggatcttgttgactcaaggatcaaacctgtgtctcgaGTCCCCAGTATTggaaggcacattctttaccactgcgccacctaggaGGCCCTACatacttttatttaaatctcGGGAAACTCCCAAATGCAAGCCTGCTGATATTCTAGAATGGGGGCTGGCAAACTTTCCTAGAAAGGACTGGAGAGGAACTGTCTCAGCTTCGTGGGCACCACGGTCTTGACAACTCAGCTCTGCTGATTAATGTGCCAACCAGCCAGCGTGCTCTGTCCCCAGGGAACCTGCAGAACCAAGTGAGGACCAGGTTCAGCCCGTGGGCCAGCCTGTCAACCCCTGCCCTGGACCCCACAGGGCACCACCTCGGGCCCCATTTTGTCCTTGACGAGGTATCTGGACCCATGCTGAGTGGAGTCTGCGGTCCCAGGAGGACAGGCCTGTGACTGGGTTACAGGAACAGGGCTGAGGGCACAGTACGACTcaggggaggcagggggcagcCTGGACAAGCTCACAGACAGACTTGAGCTCAAATCACAATTTTCGAGCCgccagctgtgtgacttcaggccTGCCAGCTAGCTCCTCACCACCCGGAGCCCCAGTCCCTCCTGTAGAAACAGGTCAGGGAGCTCTCAGACCATCGTAAAAATCAGACAGCCACCCAGAGGGGTGTTGCAGGTCAGTCTCGCACCTGTTCTAAGCCGCCAGACATGTGGGTATCTGTGATCAAGTGGCCATGGAGGAGACAGCGTCACCTCAAGAGCTTCCCGCCCAGCCCCTCGCTCACAGACGCTGTCTTCCTGCCAGGACCCCCTCTGCTCCCGCCCCCGTCAGCCCTGCGCCCCTGGGGCTGTCTCAGTTTCTTCCCCGAAGTCCACGCACCAGGCCCCGTGACTGTCACCCCTGCCCGAGCCTAACCTGCCTGGCCACGAGGGGTCACAGGTGTCAGACTGGACGTGTGGCAGCTGGACGGACAGCACCAGGGCCCCCCCCAGCCCTGAGTGCCAGAACCTGCATTTTGACAAGATCCCTGGGAATCTTTAGGCACCCAGATGGTGAGGGCTGGGAGGTCCGTGGCTGCCTGTGGCCCTGGGTGGACTAGGGGACCCCCTCTGCAAGTTCTTAGCACAGTTGGATGACACGGTTCCTGAATCAGTGAAGACTGAGGAAGCACAAGTGGACTTCAGCTCCACCGTAACCGTTACAACATCCCTCTGCAACTGACGAACAGCTGGGACTGTGTGGCACAGACGTCAGCACCAAGTGGCGAGCAGGGCGTTAACAGATCGTAATCACGACTTCCAAGAAAACCAAActtctgtggtgtgtgtgatggggTGAGGGGTCCAGGGCACTCAGGAGCTGGGGAAGACCAGGAGCCTGACTGTCCCCCAAAGACCGGCTTTGGTTCATCACCCAGGGGCCATCCAGGGCGGCAAGACCCCCATGGGACACTGCTGAGAGGTGTTGGTGATAACTTCATATCACCGGGCAGTTGGTTCAGCACTTCCGCCACTTTATCTCCACTAATCTAACAATCTTCCACATAGAGAAGGTCTTCCTGTTGGCTGTGAGATCTCCAGGTTGACCGAGTCACTGCCACTTGGGGCAGCTAACCACCAACAAAACCGGGACTCCATGCCAGGTCTGACACAGAAACCCTCACTTCTGGTCAAGACCCTCCCCCGGCAGCGGGGCTGGCTCTGGGAAGGGACCCtggcagaggagggagggaggtcatGACCTTGGATGAACTTGACtgggcccctcccctcctctcagaCCTCGGAGGGACACCACAGAGCCTTCTCATCTGTTTCCGGAGAGATCCTATCACTCATGTGCAGTTAAGGCAACAGAGAACCGATCCCCGACCCCAGAAAGGAAAGCCCGTTTCCACACATGCAATCTCGATTCTTCCCTTGGCCCTAAATCGACACCCAGGGGTCTTAGGCAAAAGCAGCAACCCCAAAAGGCCTGGGCGGGTATGTGCTGGCCTGAGACCCCTTCTCACCTGCGTCTTGGTACAGCTGGTAGGCCGGGTCGCTCTCCGACTTAAAGACCCCAATGATGATGACGTCGTCTCCATCCTTCAGGAACTCCTGGACCTGCTTGAGGGCCAGGATCTGCTTGGAGGGCGGCCCGGACTGCTCGATCATGTAGTCGACGATCCCTGGGAGCAGAGCACACGCCTGAGCGGGGCTTGGGGCTTTGGAGGCACTGGGAGCTCCCCCCACCAGGCCCAGAGGCAGCGGCCCTACCGTATTTTTCCCGTGGGCCGTTGTAATCGAAAGCCTTCCCCTTGCGGAAGATCTTCAGGGTCGGGTAGCCGGAGACGTCGAACCTCTTGGCGAGGTCTGTCTCCGCTATGGCGTCGACCTTCGCCAGGGGGATCGGGGGAGAGCGCTTACTCAGCTCCTTGGCAGCCTTTTCATACTCGGGGGCCAGTTTCTTGCAGTGTCCACACCTGTGAGAGTGCGCGGCTGTCAGGAGCCTGTTCCAGGGTGGACGCAGCCTCCCAGCTACGGGAAGTGCACACATCTAGTCTGCATTCCTGGGTGACCTCGAGAGATCCACCAAGCCAGAGATGCGCCTAGGAAGACAGCGTGGAAGCCTGACGTGGGGTATGCGATGGGAAAGGCCATGACATTTCTCTTGGCTGGACAGCTCGGGGGGGAGTTTCAACCTCATCCTATTCCCCAGCAAAGACTCTGTAAAACCACCCCTCCCAGCCGAGCCCACTTCATCCACTGCACGGTGGGCACTTGGCACCAGCCTGCTCCTCGGCTGGCTCTGCCTCACGTGAAGGGGTCTGTCTTCTGTTGCCCCTGGCCTGCGTGGCAGAGGGTACAGGATGGGTCTGACCAGTATCTGGTCACAGGAGACGGACACCACCTTACCAGGGAGCATAAAACTCCACCAGCATGATGTCAGCATCATTCACCACCTCATCGAAGTTGTCCTTGGTCAGCACAAGCGTGACTTCTGGTGGAGGCGTCCAGTTGGGCTGGGAGACCTCTTTGACCTTGGCCACAATTTCTGGAAGAAACCACACAAGACTGAGCACGTGAAGGCCCCTGGTTCCACGTGcaggtggggaggcaggggggaaGAGagaacatggggtcacagaaCAGGACACGTTCGATTTCCTGAAATCCAAGCCCATctacttcaaggagatcaaaccagtcaatcctaaaggaaatcagtcctgaatagtcattggaaggaatgatgctgaagctccaatactttggccacctgatgtgaagagccaactcactggaaaagaccatgatgctggaaaagattgaaggcaggaggagaaggggacgagagagggtgagatggttggatggcatcactgactggacgtgagtttgagtaaactctgggagctggtgatggacacggaggcctggtgtgctgcaattcatggggtcgcaaagaggcggacacgactgagtgactgaacaacaaagcccaTCTATAGCCAGGGCCCCTCTGCAGTTTGGGGGCCACAGTGAAGAGCCCGAAGGTCCATGGTTTCCAAAAACCACACATCCACTGCCATGCACACTGCTCGAGGCAGTCTAGCCCAGCCTGATGAATGAGACTGTTAAGTGCACCCCGAGAAGTCACCTCCCAGTGTTCAACTACATATGCCTAGTAATAGTTTTGGGGGCACTCCTCTTAAGGCGTATAAATACATCTGTGTTTAGACATGCACGTGAAGCACGTTACACACGGCATAAAATGTAACCAAAGTcgagaaaaatgggaggagcagcagCTCCTATGCTGCCCAGGCTGCACCAGCATCGCCTGGGAAGCGGTTGTAAAAAGGCCCGCTTGTGGCCTAGATGCCCGGAGACACCGGGCAGGGTATATGCTCACAAAGCACTTCCCAAGTGGTTCTCAGAAGCAGCGGCTGCCCactgtttctctccttttgtGGCCCTAGAATCTGTGCCAAGGAGCCAGGTCCAAGAACCACTCCCGCAAAGCACGAGCTTTCTGGAGCGCAAATAGCAGTGCCTCCCAGTGCAGGCAGACCGAGGCCCGGGAGAGGGGGGCCTCAACTCGGGGGAGCCCCGCTTCTGAAGACACACGGGAGGTCTGGCGCCCAGGGAGCCCGCTGAGGCACACACTGCCCTCAAGGTGCCAAACTGGGCCACGTTTCTAGCTGTGAGGTGTTGAGGGCAGACCCCCGCAACACACACATGCCTGCACAGGTCAGACTATTGAATGGCTCGAAGGGAACCTTGAGATCAAGTCCACGTGACTCACACTCGGATGAGGAGCCCAAGGCCCAGCCAGGGGGCCCTTGTGGGGGACATGGGGCTGTGCGATGGCAAGAAAGACCCCAAACCTACGCGGCAGCATGCCCACTGTGCCACACTGGGAACGGAAAATGCAGCAGAAagcgatcttttttttttttagccttcaAAATGCTGAAGGCTACCACAGTGTtatctttccattcatttaaTGAAACCGATGTAGTGCCTGATGCGAGCCAGGTAGAGCTCCAACAGGTCTGGTTTTAGAAACGCCATCTGGCTCCGTGCACCTGGTTTTAGAAATGCCAGTGGTTCTGTGAGCTCTGGACCCGTGGGCTTGGCCAGCCCTGGGCGCTCACAAGAAACGGACCCGCCGctcactgaatcagaaactctgggcgAGGGCTCGGCAGTCTGTCTCAGCgagtcccccaccccacaccctggGAGTCAGGCCCAGCTAGACATTGGTCCAGGACACTAGTGAGACCCATGGCCTTTAACACAGGGGCTCCAGATCTTGAATTTCACGGCTGTCAAGTGTACCCCCTTCTCGTCCAGGACAAGTTTATTCTGATCAGAGTCACCGCGGACATTCCAGCAGGTATCGCTGCCAGCCCAGTGGGCTGGGCTTTTCCTCTCTGATATCCAAAttgccctcccctctcccttcctggGGAAGGGAGCCCCGGCCCCTGACTTCCTCTGGCGGCTCAGGGCCCTCACCTTCCTGGGTCCTGGAGCCCTCGTAGTCGACCGCCTGCCCCTTCTTCAGGATCTTGATGGTGGGGTAGCCGCTCACATCAAACCTGCTGGCCAGCGCCGACTCTGAGGTCGCGTCGATCTTGGCGACAGGGATGGGAGGGTCGTTCTCCTTCAAGGTGGTGGCGATTTTTTCGTATTCTGGAGCAAACTGTTTACAGTGCCCGCACCTGAGAATGAGGGTTCGGGATGGAGCAGGTTAGCTGTGCCCAAGGAGGCATAAACCCAGCTGTAGCACAGAAACTGGGACACTGGAACCAGCGATGTTTGCGGTTAGCGAGAAACGCGAAACGGGGAAGGCTGAGACAGCAGGAAGTCAAACAGACCCAGGGTGAATCCCAGCTCCACCGAGGGCAGGTACTTTCAAAATCTCCACACCCCAGTGTGAAGAGAAAACTCTCCCTGGAAGATGCTGTGTCCTCCACTCTCGCGGGGTTTTCCAGAGGCTACAGGACCGATAGTGATGTCAGCATTCTGATGCTAATGAGTAAAGGGGTTACTGCCacttagaaatgatttttttttcatttctctgttttaatTTCCAACATGGTAACTACTGATAAACATGACCCACGTAACAAGCTAGCTGAGGTCTTCGATATTTAAGGGGTTAAGGGGTCCTGAGACCAAAATGCTTGAGAACAGCTGATCTATACACCAGGAATGACGTGACCTCATAGGTTTGCCCTAAGGACTGTTTACTTTATACGTAGCATCTCATACTATGCTGAGCAAACAACATTATGTTCATCTTgactatttttttcaaaaaatagtcAAGTCACAATGGGCCGAGAAGGGCAGGAGAAAGCAAAGACAGGATTATGAGACGGAAAAACAGCACAAGAGAGGTGGGAGAAGGAGCCCAAGAGTCATGATGAGCTGTACTGTGAGGGTGAAAGATGGGAAAAGGGGGGCCAGTCCCCATAGGGTCCAGTGTGCAGCTGGGCAGCCACCTGGCTCCGggcaggaggaaggggtggggtcGAACCTGCACCAGGGGACGTGTCTGTCACCCCCGCAGGTCTGTGTCATCACAGCTCCCCGCAGCTGTAACTAGCAGAGGACGTGTTCACATTTTTAACCAACGGGATCTGAACCAAGGTGGGACAAGCTGCCAGAGGCGGGGCGCGGGTCCTCACCAGGGAGCATAGAACTCCAGCAGTACTGTGTCTTTGTCGGCCACAAAGTTATCGAAGTTTGCATCGTTTAGGATCAAGACGCCATTTTCCTCCTTAACTTCCAAGTCGTCGTCGTCGTCGTCATCGTCGTCGTCCTCGTCCTCCTCGTCATCCTCCTCGACGGCATCCTCTTTGTCAGAAGAATCTGTGCAGAAAATGCCCAGGCAGGTTAGAAAACTGATGACCTTCCTCCTTAAAAGCCTTCCTAGGACCCCACACTCCCAAAGTGCTCCCGAGTCCTGAGTAGTCTCTGAGGGTCACCACCATGAGAAGAGGCGGTGACTGCGGGCCTCCCAGAGCCCATACATCTGCATGTGGGGTGGGCACTTCAGATTTCACTTAAAGGGAGGTGATGGCTAAAAGATGGCTGAAAACTAACTCCAGGTCTAGAATTTAGTCTAAACACTGCAGCaggacttgggggtggggggtgagactggccttgatgttgaagctgaaactccgatactttggccacctgatgcaaagagctgactcatttgaaaagaccctgatgctgggaaagattgaaggtgggaggtgaaggggacgacagaggatgagatggttggatggcatcactgactgaacggacatgagtttgagtaaactccgggaggtggtgatggacagggaggcctggcgtgctacagtctatggggtcgcaaagagtcggaaatgactgagcaactgaactgaactggactggactGGACTGGCCTGGCTCCACAAGCCCAGAACAGAGAACCCTCCTTCCCGCTACACAGGTCTGATCCACCCCACAAGGCTCCTCGCCCACATCCAAGCTGTGTGTTCAGGCTCCTCCCTTTGTGGGTCCCCCACGTCCGGGCTCAAGGGCCAGGCTAACTTCCACAGACATGTTCCCCTTCCTCACCCTCTCTGCTTTCCACAGGTAGGAAGGACTGCCTCCaacctcccacccccgcccccacggATGACTGCCTGGCCCCCCAAATCAGTACAAACAGGAAACGAGTCCTGGTTCTCAACTCTTTCACCCTGGAGGTTACTCGGGCTGACTTTGTAAGTAAAACACGATTCCCTACCTCCTTCCTCCACACATCAACCTTTCCCTGAAGGATTAGAACACCTGTGGGGTATTTTTTATGTGTATCTCCTAATCCAAGATGGATTAGGAGTCCATCATCCAAAATGAAAAGCTGAGAACCGCACTTGTTTCCTGTTCATACTTTTGTGGGACGCCTGGAAGCAAAGTTCTCTTTCCCAGAACACAAGAATATAAGCACATCTTATCATCAACAAGGTTCAGCAGAATTTGCTGCTGAACGACAGGTACAGAAACCCTGAACGGCAGCTCTCGTTACCCAGGTTCCCAGCAGCTTCCACGTCAGCAAACAGAAATGCCGGCAGCACGACTTCATCAACTCGAAAGGCAGAACATTTCAAGAGGCCCATTATTTCTTTTTGGAGATGTTTCCCGGGAGACAAACCAACACTGATTGCGGGGCTCACGTTAGGGCTTGAGAACCTGCCTAGGGACCCGGGAGCCCCTTGGGACTTGCCCTATCTCAGCACCCACCCCTTATCCCCCCAAACCAGGCCCACTGCTGCCTCTGCAGCTGCTCAGGCAAGCCAGGGGGTGCTCTGGGCAGGGTGGCAGCTTTGCTTGTTATCATCAAGATCTACCGACCTGTACACTAATTACCAAAAGCGAGCTGAAAACCCACCCCACCCTCCGAGCCCCACTTCCCTCCACACTTGTCCTTTTGAATACCCACCACTTTTTCCTTTCACaagcccctgtcctccactgtggGGGGCTCTTTTTGCAGCTCTAAAATCCAAACAGAAATGCCACCAACTTGAGAAGGCACCTGTGTATCCTGGGCCAGGCTGCTTCCCCGGCCCCCAGTTTTCTATCCGCCCTCCCCAAGCCCATCAGCATGCCCACGTCTCCAGCCACCTCGCCACCTCCCTCCTCCACAGTGGGGACCCTGCGTGCTGGACAGGCCTGCAGAAGCCCCAGGCCTCCAGCACTGTCAGCAGGAGCCTTGGGGAGAGCAATGAGACCAGGCTCCCTGGATACggaaggggcaggacccagaggaAGACAACCAGGCTcaaccccatccccacctcccaggCTGGTGGCctaagctcttttatttttgtcctttaaatttatttatacatatatttttggcCACGTGGtgagcatttgggatcttagttccttagccagggatagaacctgcagcCTCTGCATCAGAAGCTCGGAGTGTTAACGACTGGATGGCCAGTGAAGTCGCAGGGAAATCTAAGGACCTGATGCCCTTGAGAACCCCTGGGTTTACACCGGCTGGCTCCGGGCTCCTGGTACTTCTAGGAACACTGCCCACAGTAACCAGGCAAGGCAAGCACCAGCTGACATCTGCTGGCCTGTGGAACCCTAACAGAGCCTCTCCAAAAGGCTGGTCTGCCGGCCCCTCACTTGAAAGTCCCACCTGAAACGACCCGCATGGGGACCGCAAACCCAGGGGCTCGATGCGGGGGTGCTGTGCTAGGTTCTCTGCTCCGGCAGGGGGCCCAGGAGGCAATACATGCCTTGCCCCAGATCTGGGAGCTGCTGCGGGCAGTGAGGCAGGCCCCAGGGCAGGGCAGCTGCCAGGGCGCTCAGCTCGGCCTGAGAATCAAGCTTATTTGCAGGCAGATGGAAAGACTGGAGGAAGGCTGGAAAGAAAGCTCAGAAGAACTTAATCCTCTCTTCAAGCGAGGTAACAGCTTGGGGAGGAAGAGGGACTCGGCTGCCAGTTCAGTGCACAGAGATAAGGCGAattttacaaaaaggaaaagcaaagaggTTTCCGACCCAGCCCCAGGCCACAGTGGTCTGCAGCACTACAGCGATGGGGCGCTCACGATTAAATGGGGACTGTGAGTTATCCTGCGACAGAGCTCCTAACAGGGAAATCCTTTATTGAAACTTTTTTAAGAATAGATTTTCATTCTGCATTTTTAAggacaaacaaaatgaaagaatgttCCCTATGTAATGAAGGAGCACGGCCCCCACCTTCCACTGCTCCCCAAATTGCCAACAACTCCCAGTGTTGACTCCTCTGCATCTGGAGAGGGTGCTGGCTCCGTATTCCCCCGGActaaaccccccaccccccgcataCTGACAAGGAAGATATCTCACAGTTTAATGGGGAAACCACCTCTTACTGGGCTACACTTTTAAAGCTGGACACTCTAGGACAGAAATATATATCCAAAGCCTTCCGGCCCCTTCTGGAAGGGCGCCATCTTCCTCTGAGCACCCCTCCTCAGTGGGTTTCCGGCATCATCTCTGCACACTGCTGGGCCCATTCACCAAGGCCACTCCTGAAATGCGGGCCCCTCCTAACTAGGTCACTGCACCCCCAGCCCACTGCCAGCAGGGCACCTGACAACGCCGGATCCCGCCCAGCCTAGACACACGCCGCTCCTTCCAGCATCTCATCTGCATCCTCAGTGGGCGTTAACAACAGACGCAGGAATAACATCACCTAGCTGATCGTGTTtcatgggccaggcactgtgctaagcacttatACAACTGTCTCAGCCCCCGGGGGAGAACACACTACATGCCTTTCACCGACGAAGAAACAGAGTTTCAGTCACCTGCCCAGGAGCACAAGGCTACTGAGTGGAGGGTCCTGACCACTCAGCTGCTACGCCTTGCTGGCCCATCAGACTTTCTTCCCAGGATGCCCTAAGTTTTTTTAACCTCGTTTGATAATTActtcccagaagtgaaaaagaggcAATGACCTGCATCAAAATATCTCCTTTATACTCTTCTGGTTGGCAAGATGTGAGACAAAGTGAGAGGCCTGACAACCGGAGGCTCACCCATCAAAGCTTAAGTTGTATTTAGTAACCGTCCTTGGGGGGCACTGATGGGCCCAGACACCACTGGGCTATTTGAGTCTAACATGCACAAGAggcggggaattccctggtggtccaggggttaagattcggagcttccactgcagggggcactggctggatccctggctggagaactaagatcctgcaaggggTGCAGTGCagcaaaaatagataaaatgcaCAGGAAGCAAAAAAGAGGGGGGAAACCCCTCAAGACTGGGACCATCTGGGGTAAAGGGAAGTGTGGTCCCAAAATAAAATCCA
This is a stretch of genomic DNA from Dama dama isolate Ldn47 chromosome 18, ASM3311817v1, whole genome shotgun sequence. It encodes these proteins:
- the PDIA4 gene encoding protein disulfide-isomerase A4, with protein sequence MRPRKAWMLVLLLALAQLMAVASAGGPDEDSSDKEDAVEEDDEEDEDDDDDDDDDDLEVKEENGVLILNDANFDNFVADKDTVLLEFYAPWCGHCKQFAPEYEKIATTLKENDPPIPVAKIDATSESALASRFDVSGYPTIKILKKGQAVDYEGSRTQEEIVAKVKEVSQPNWTPPPEVTLVLTKDNFDEVVNDADIMLVEFYAPWCGHCKKLAPEYEKAAKELSKRSPPIPLAKVDAIAETDLAKRFDVSGYPTLKIFRKGKAFDYNGPREKYGIVDYMIEQSGPPSKQILALKQVQEFLKDGDDVIIIGVFKSESDPAYQLYQDAANSLREDYKFHHTFSTEIAKFLKVSLGKLVVMQPEKFQSKYEPKSYVMDIKDSTEAAAITEHVVKHTLPLVGHRKAANDAKRYARRPLVVVYYGVDFSFDYRAATQFWRNKVLEVAKDFPEYTFAVADEEDFATEVKDLGLSESGEEVNAAILDEGGRRFAMEPDDFDADALRDFVTAFKKGKLKPVIKSQPVPKNNKGPVKVVVGKTFDSIVMDPKKDVLIEFYAPWCGHCKQLEPVYTSLGKKYKGHKNLVIAKMDATANDVTSDRYKVEGFPTIYFAPSGDKKNPIKFEDGNRDLEHLSKFIEEHATKLSRTREEL